From Vitis vinifera cultivar Pinot Noir 40024 chromosome 14, ASM3070453v1, a single genomic window includes:
- the LOC100264817 gene encoding transcription initiation factor TFIID subunit 10 — translation MNQNQGGNDARHDDDSALSDFLASLMDYTPTIPDELVEHYLAKSGFQCPDVRLIRLVAVATQKFVAEVASDALQQCKARQSAVVKDKRDKQQKDKRLILTMEDLSKALRECGVNVKHQEYFADSPSTGMDPASRDE, via the exons ATGAATCAAAACCAAGGAGGCAACGATGCTAGGCACGACGATGATTCTGCGCTGTCTGATTTTCTCGCTTCCCTTATGGACTACACTCCGACT aTACCAGATGAACTGGTGGAGCATTATTTAGCCAAAAGTGGGTTTCAGTGTCCCGATGTTCGATT AATTAGACTAGTAGCTGTTGCCACTCAGAAGTTTGTCGCAGAGGTTGCTAGTGATGCGCTTCA GCAATGCAAAGCAAGGCAGTCAGCAGTAGTCAAGGACAAAAGGGATAAACAGCAAAAG GATAAGCGCCTGATCTTGACAATGGAGGACCTCTCTAAGGCTCTGCGTGAG TGTGGTGTGAATGTGAAACATCAAGAGTACTTTGCAGATAGCCCTTCAACTGGGATGGATCCTGCTTCAAGAGATGAATGA